AAATTGGATGCATGCTAACAGTTTGTTATTGTGACAATAACAAAGTTTAAATTCAAGAATGTAAAATGCTAAATGCATTTTATGGTTGCACTCAAAAAGTATTTGTGAACAATTTTATCCACATAAAATGGCAAACTGTATCTGATCTGTAGCAAAATGATACTGTGGCTATAATGTGAATCAGCCAAGTCCTCTGAACCATATCACTGCTTGTCTATTATTGTTCACAAAATTACCCAACCCCATTTCCACTCACATTCCACTGCACTGCATGCTATTCACTTCTAACTTCCAATACTGCATATTATGTACATACCTTCCCAATAACATCCATGTGAATTCAACTGTGTTAACGTGAAAGTCACAGGCACAAATAATGTAAATTTGATGCTGTCTATATAAATTCAAAGTTAAAAGTACAGACAATATAtatcaattataaaaaaaagaaaaaagaaaaaggaaaataggTTACAGGTCCAATAGCCTTTTACGGTTATCAGGGCTAGAATCATATCCAGTGTTTAggaatgaggaaaatcggagtacagtgcctttcccaaagacacaacaccaggccgaaaTGTGGAATCAAACCTTGACCACTGGGTCAGAAATCTGACGCATTACCGATTCTGCCACTGCACCTTTCTGGCTTTAATATCCATGAAAATGAGAAAACATGGATGTGAATTAATGCTGCAAACACAAAGTTAAAAAGTACAGGCAATACATATAAAAAATGAGCCTAAAAACAATTCACTGTTGACACCACCCCTTAAGGCCAGAGAATCACATGCTGCCAAGCACAGTCACACCAGCACAGACCATACTGGCCAGACAGGCAGGCCACACATCACCAGTTTGGGGCCAACCAGTTCAAGAACTTCAAGGCAATCTCGTAACCCATGAAACAGgcctgcaacaacaaaaaaagaatattggAAAAAGAATGTAAAATCACAAAGCTAGAAAATCATGTGTGTGAACCTGCACAAACAAAGGGACATGTTAacatacatgcttgtgtgtgctggTGCACACACTTACAAACCCTTTGaagttcacatgcacacacatacacacacatatttgcacaCATAAACTCACTTATGCATACTCACATTTATATACACAAATTCATCAAACCCCAGATTGATGGGAACAAAAGAAACTAATCACCTGATTTTacaagaaatttttaaaaatatatttctagttcctgataatgctttctgtatggaaagaaaataacaatgGATAATCAGCtataatcatacatatatataaataaatatacatgtgCACAGGCGCAACAGCAACAATTTCGACAGTGGCATCAACTGATCCAAACTACCCATGGAAGTGGTGCTAGAGCTGGTGCAGGAGAATCAACAGACAGGCCTTAACCTTTGTTGTCAGCTGCTGATGAGCATGCTCAAAAGCACAGAGCTGTCACCAGTTGGAACCATCGCCAATCACACTTCTAAAAAATGCACAAACTGTTAGCCCATTCAGACCCATGCCTCTGTTATCTGATTACAGACAGTAGGGTTTGGCAGTCACGTGATCAAACTATGCAAAGTTAAAGAGCTGGCAGTCAcatgacattaagaaagatgaaaatcccaatattctATTTCTAGCTTCTCaggtcaaatcacacttgtctgaaacatacccccaccacttaagaATACATACAGATGGTTCTGTTCCAGATAATCAGTTTACTGGTTCTGGATaaacaattcctgctttgaaaattgtaaagtcatatcatattggaaagggcttctcaatttttacagctgaattaattgccattcttatggcattaacatatcaaACTGATCTGCCCCCAAACTtgatttatgttttattttgtgttgattcaaaatcagttTCAGTCCATCAAATCAAGTTTTACAAACATTAatcattttttaaataagatttttgattcactgtattcaaataaGAGAAACTagtattgaaatgtgctggattccctcacacgaTGGGCTTATTTCTAATAAACGTGCTGATCATCTTGCAAAACTTGGAGCTAAAaatgctttaaatgcaattgaacttcctcattgtttaccatcatctgaaatgtgtaatattgttgaaataaATATGTTAAATTCCTTTCTATCTTTAGAaattaacacttctgccttattaaatgctaaaagaactggcagggctgttaagagcatggcattcaTGTTATTACTAAacgccccatacacaaaatattgtgaaaatattgaatgtatTTGCAAGGGTCATTTAacagtagagcacgttttaaccaactgtttagaaatgaaaccttttttgcctctaGAAATTACTAAactagccgcgcgaaatttggccaagcagagcaaaccaataggcctagtttgcatcagtttgacatggtacagtatatgacaccaaattatgtgttaaatagtccagttggttgtttattgtaggcccccacatcatcctcttttcaaataataatctatgaAGTATTGCAtataatatttgattattgattaattttctgtcctaatcccgcttcccacattccccatctcacacacacactcttccaatattatggttttctttctccagtgactgacacccaccctctccattttacattttgtactctatcttttccacattctgttctctctcttttccttcctcaatcccctcccactcgccccccccccctcccccttccacctcaaccgcccccttttcagttgaatatttcttcccctgccattgattttcacaaataattaatgataataataatcaccattatgatagaaaaataaaataaaataaaattttaaaaataataataatgatattgtcatttattttcagtctaatatcatcatcttagatgaacagactataaatgattaaacaaaacttcttcatttgtgggctgcaactcccacattcacttgtatgtacatgagtgggctttaatgtgcatgactgttgttaccctgccatgtaggcagccatactctgttttggggggtacATGATCAAAGCATACAGTTAAACTAAGACGGTGTCAACTCACAGCATTGGCGGGGAAAGCTCTCAGCATGACAGGGGTCACTCCACGGTACAAGGCCAGGATTCCATCCTCCCTGAGAAGCTCTCTGGCTACGTCACGGATACCATTGGGGTACTTTCCATGAGGAGCTGTGCCAAAAGAAACAGAATCTTTTTATTCTCTGGAGTTCTCTTGTGGTCAAACCCATTGGTTTAAAGCTATCATCGCTTAAGCATAAAACCAAACACaagacaataataacagcaacaaaaaacaggaaacaaaaaaagcTAAATGAAAAATGTCAATTAACTAAAGAAAAGGGTGACAACTCAACCAAGAAAGAACAAtgcaaaaatacatcaaaatatacaaaaatgtacattttattcctgccattctttcttcttctttttttttgtttgtttgtttgtttttacctgtgttatatattatcattatacaaagttttgggttttttttcaccatacaaatagatatgtagatatatcttcttcgttcgtgggctgcaattcccacgttcacttgcatgtacacgagtgggctcctATGCATTTTATGTAGATgtataatttcttcttttttttcttcagacatTTTAGATGTTAGTACTTTTAAAACCAAGGAAATTGCAAATAgtagttggcttttttttttcttattctttctctctctctctttttatttatttatttttttttataggtgaCATTCTGCAACTTTTCCATGGCAGCCTGTGGACAAAGAAGAGTACCAAAGTTTTCCTGAGAACCAACTGACCTGTCTGAAGACGTGACTTGAGCACATCAGGAGGAATAGCCACCATCCAGTTAAAGATACCGGCCATACCCCCAGCGAACAAGGTGCGTCCTATACTCAGCTCTCCACGTCTGGAAAAAAGGCAACAGAACGATCTGAACAAAACCGAACAAGCAAAACTATGTGAATGCGCAAATGTATGGCCCCATTCCTAAGCACACCAAATCATATGCACAAGCTTACATGTTACATGTTACACACAGGTACTGGAGATAATTCAAATATAATGACAGAAAGGAACAAGTGCCTCGCAATCTGTTACACTACAGTCTCTCCATCAGCTTCACCTTGGCTGTCTTTTCAGCCAGCTTGATTTACCAAGTTAAAATGAAAAGCTGAAGCTGGGATGAGAATTCGTTCTGTGTGTCAGTCCGAAAATACTGTACTTCCTTGACAATGGAGACTAAAACAATAGGAAATTGCCTCTTTCAAGACATTCCTTTGCTGTGATTTCAAACAACAGTCTGAATAACCCCATGCCTGTGAAGAGAAAGGAAACTGTTGCTGtacaaggaataaaaaaaaaaaaagctatttgaCACTTGGGAGCTTCTTTTCGTATGTGTTTTGAAATTTCCCTGCAGTTGGTAACCAAGGACAACAAGGTTTTGACAGTCCTCATCAGACAAAATAACAGTCACTTCTGATGATACAAATATacagtgtacccccccccctccccctttcccttgtTAAGTcacccaaaaagaaaagaaaaaaagaaaaaaaaaaagaaagaaagaaaagccgagCTCCCTTTTGAATCCAGCACATCCAAAGCAATCAAACAATCATACAAGTCTCTATAATTTTCACAGCAAGCACCAGTACGCCATGAACTGCCGTCACTGTTTTTTCCCCAACACTTACTGGTGCCCAGACGGGGTGAGCACGTGCTGCAGCCACTCATAGGTCATGAAATACATGCCGGAGGCCGGCACATCACGCAGCAGGGTGGCAGCGGTGCCGCGGTACACCCCACGGATCCCACCCTCCTTGTACAGCTTCTTGGCGCAGTCCACGGGGCCTGCGTACTTTCGCTCCTTGCCACCAGACGCTTGCTGGATCTgattaacagacacacagccttCCCATACAGAGTCGAAACTGAACTGATTGTTGTTTTCtaacccttctttttcttcttcattcgtgggctgtgactcccttgttcacttgtatacatgagtgggcttttatgtgtatgactgtattaaccctcaccatgtaggcagtcacactccattttcaagggggtagggggttgtacatgtcgggtatgttcttatttttgtagcccaccaaatgctgacatggattacaggatctttaacatgcgtacttgatcttctgcatgcgcatagagacaaagggggttcaggtctgcacacctgttgacctgggagatgggaaaattcTCTTCCCTTTACCCACTGGGCAATGTGACTGGGATTTGAATGCTTTAACCACATGGCTGTTGTACCCATTGATCTAATcccttgaaatgaacattttgtttattcaataaattgTCCTTGTCCCATACAGCCAGTGATGGTAGGGTACAGCTCTGTGTATTTCCTAACAGAGAATGATGTGTACAAGTGACTGTTATCAGTGAttccaaaagacaaaacaacataagttctattcaggaaaaaaaacgaaaagtgaTTTATTTTTAATAAAATCGGTAAAAAAGCAAGGATTCTGGGAAAAAATCAAAGCAACTGTCACTGTGTTCCATACACATTTCTACATAAAATCATTTCTCCCATGGGATAGATTTCACTGTGGCATATTTCAATGTACTACAAACACAAAGTTCTACACTcaattacacacatgcacacactcgcaagcacactcacacacagacacacacacagatatatttatatgcacacaggcacagccacatgcacacaaaaacaacaaaaagaactcaaACCTAAATGCTTGTTTTTATTCTTGTCAACAGTTCATTTACCCGAATATTGCAATAGATAAACTTCAAATATCAACTTACCCAACTTTCTAGTTCCAGTCACATGACTCTCTTTCAATAAAAGTAACAGGACTAAGTAATTGCAGCTTCTGGTATCATCATTAATACCATTTTCCTGGTACATGTAACAACACACAGGACTTGCAGATAATTTTTAAGCCATGGGAAATGTGAACTGTTCTTCTGATAAAACCtgtgcccccaaccccaccccaccccccctccaaaaacccATACTTTTACTGCTGATAAGACATGGTACATATAAACTCTTCAAATTTCAAGACATCACACATGTGAAACTCTTCTACTGATAAGACAAGTAACACTACAGACAAGTCTCCAGACGAAGAAGCACAAACCTGAAGCAGACACTTGATTCTTTCACCAGGAGCcatgatgactgtggtgaagACACCTGCCAGCATACCTGCTTTGAACAGCTGGAAATacctgaaaaacaaaccaaagccatgatgactg
This genomic interval from Babylonia areolata isolate BAREFJ2019XMU chromosome 8, ASM4173473v1, whole genome shotgun sequence contains the following:
- the LOC143284522 gene encoding mitochondrial carnitine/acylcarnitine carrier protein-like; translated protein: MPKASPIKDFMAGGFGGVCCVVAGHPLDTIKVRLQTMPKPKPGERPRYSGTFDCARQTIMKEGVRGLYKGMGAPVAGVAPIFAICFFGYGVGRRLQQKHPDQELTYFQLFKAGMLAGVFTTVIMAPGERIKCLLQIQQASGGKERKYAGPVDCAKKLYKEGGIRGVYRGTAATLLRDVPASGMYFMTYEWLQHVLTPSGHQRGELSIGRTLFAGGMAGIFNWMVAIPPDVLKSRLQTAPHGKYPNGIRDVARELLREDGILALYRGVTPVMLRAFPANAACFMGYEIALKFLNWLAPNW